The Candidatus Scalindua japonica genomic interval ATCCAAAAAATTCAGAATGTTGATATTTATATCGTGCCAAATAATTTGAGGATCTACAATTAAACGATTGTTTTCGAATTCAAACGCATTAAAGAAAAAAGCAAATATTCCGTCGTTAAGTTTTGCAATTGATTTGCTTTGTGGAATAGGATGACGAACCAGATGTAAGAACCGTGCATCTGGAAATGTTTCAAAAATTCGTGTTAGCCGTTTCATAGATATTGTATAAGCAGGGCTTTTTTCAACAGGAATCAGAGGATCTATCCTGGATACTATCTCTTTAAACACTTCTTCTGTTTTTCTATCCTCTCTTACCGCAACCCAATGTAAAGCCATATTAATAGTCTCAGGTGTTTGTTCTCCCGCGTATATCTCTGCGACGGTCCTGAGCACTCCATGACGACGATTGCTGTCACCTCCAATTTCATGAGAAACCGGACGCCAGAAATCCTTTAATCTTTCTACATTGAACAGGTTGAGCTCTGGCAAACCAAACGCATCAGGATGTTGTCCGATCATAGCATTTATCACAGATGTGTAGGACCTTGGTGGTGCTAATAAAAAAAGTGGTGGAGCCATAATTGTTAATAAGATTCACTTTTATTGATAATTTCTAAATTATAATCATTTTAAATCAATGTAAGTGATCCATTTTCGTAATAATTCTCTAACGTTACAGCTTAATTTAATGTATTAAAGAAAGATCTTCATGGACCAAGACCGGTATCTACACGATAAATACCCTCTTTAATTCTAGGATCAGTATCTGTTCCAGGTATCTCTCGATTATAATAAATATAGGGCCCTTGATCTGTAACAAATACTTCTGGGTCTATTCGTAATTTATTTGGATCGGTGGTCAAATTTTTAACGAATCCACCTGCTGGGACGATATCTGCCAACCATATTTGCGTAGGCACGTCAGAAGCCAAATGATTGGGAGAGGTACTTGCGACAAAGGATATGTAAGATTTGCCGTTATGCACAAAAGGCTCTGGCGACCAGAAATAGATACCTGTC includes:
- a CDS encoding sulfotransferase family protein, yielding MAPPLFLLAPPRSYTSVINAMIGQHPDAFGLPELNLFNVERLKDFWRPVSHEIGGDSNRRHGVLRTVAEIYAGEQTPETINMALHWVAVREDRKTEEVFKEIVSRIDPLIPVEKSPAYTISMKRLTRIFETFPDARFLHLVRHPIPQSKSIAKLNDGIFAFFFNAFEFENNRLIVDPQIIWHDININILNFLDIVPKDQQMRMRGEELMEHPQKQLAIVCRWLGIRDDDNAIEEMMHPERSPFACFGPINALFGNDPNFLRGSAFRQHKPKIPPLDEPLPWREDGKGLRMEVLGLAQDFGYK